GTGCAAAGATGCTTTTCAGTGGCAGTTGCAACTGTTTACAAGCCTACTACTTGCACAAGCTACTGATTAGTTAGTTTTTCTGACACAGGGtcagaacatacagtatgtgcatgttaGTCGGCTGTTGGCTCTAATCTATCTGAATCTATCTAAATTATGCAAAAAGAGGTGATGTAAAGTATGATCAGTTGGGCTCTGCTGGTGCTAGTTCTTTGAGTTCGGGTTGGTGTGTCAGTGCAAGTCTTTcaacagtgtgaatgtgtgttcttGATATCTTCATTGCCCTTTGTAACTGGCAACCTACCTGGCTGTTTGTATGTAGATATCTGCTGTAGccagttttgtttcattgtctGTTCTAATTTTGTAATAATTATGTTCTCATAATTATGTTAATTTTGCATTGTATTAGTTTGTTAGTGTTGGAATTACTTAACCCTTTACAGTGCATATTCATATTGTATAGTGAAACTTCTTTGTAAAATGCCATTATGTAGCATGAATAAGTCTTGGGTTGTGTTGCTGATATAGAAAATTGTGGCTTGCATGATCTACTGCACATTTAGATTGGGAAAGTATACATTTAGTTGACAATAGTAACATAAACATACAAGAATACAGTCTACAAGAATTTAGATTTTCACTAGCGTGACTAATATTTAGTGACTTCACTATCTGATTGACTCGGCTATGTCAATTTTGCAGATCCTCAGTTATTTAAAAAGTACCAATCAATTCATGAATCATGTCTCTGCAATCATgtctgcaacaacaaacaactaagTGATACCCTTTCTTGTGTAGAGTGATTTTGATGAGTTGCTCTCATTTTTGTAACGTTTAGATGTCAATtcaaaaaaacatcatgaaacaggaaatcatacttttttacatacttttttaTTGATGCTTCTCACTCTTTGCCGGAAGGTGAGTTTCAGTAAAACTTTACACAATAAACCATCtaaattaaaatgatacaaCAGGTGTTTTTGTTAAACCCATTATTATAAATATGGTTAAAGAGCTAATTGTCCATACTCCTTCCAAGCATGTGTTTTGAACAGATGGTAGTGTTTCATATGGACTTATGCCTCAGTCTTTCACTGTTGGAAGGGAAATGGAAGGTCAACCTCAAGCCTTCCTTCACTAACTTTCATGTAGGCTTGAGCCTCCTCTGAAGCTTGCTGCAGGAAACCATAAACAGTGTTATTGAACTGGTCCACTACATAAATGAACATGTCCATAATGTACTCATATGTGTTGATGAGCTGCTCCATATTCAGGGCAGAGATCTGGTCAACAACATTCTTTATGACTGTGATAAGGTTACGATAGAGGACATTGATGTTGTTGAACACTGCATCTAGATAGTCAGACTTGACAGAGTCAACAAACTCCTGAGACTTCCCAACAACAGCCTCCAGGGTCTCACCCATCTTCACTAGCATTGTGTCAAGACTCTCCATATTTTTCACAAAGTCCACCAGTTCATCAAAGATTTTCTTGAAAGCTGTTTTGACCTGATCGAAGATCTGGCCTCCAGTAATTGCATCACCAACTGGCATGCGTAATTTCACACTGCTGATCTTCTCAACAAAGGAGTTATAGTAGACCTCTGTGTTCTCATAGATACTCTGGAGGGTCATATCTAGCATAGCAGCAATACTGCTGGTCAGCTTCTTTAGGACCTCAGGGAGAGTGGTCATCTCATCAGACCCAGGCAGTTTGAACTGGGTTTCCCTCAAGATGCTGATGACAGCATCCAGGAAGACCTGGACACTTTTCTGGTACTGGACAATGATGTTCCTGAAGAAGATTGACAGCTGGCTCATTTGAATGTCATAGTTCATTGCAGCATCATAGGCCTCATTAAAGAGGTTAACAACAGAGTTCTTCAACTCCTTAATGCTCCTTGTGATCTGGTACTTGTCAGCAAACATTGTAACTGTAGAGAAGATGGAAGGGAGTCTTGTCTTGAGTTCAGAAAGCATCACTTTGGGTGCCTCCATGTTGTAGGCAATCTGCAGGTTCATCTTATCAGCATCCTTGGAAGATGATCTGATGACCAAGATGTCAACATCAACCTCTGGGGCAGACTGTTGAATAGAAGAAAATATTGTTCTAGctatattttgattttaaaatttcGTTTTCCATCGTATCAAAAAGGTGATGTTAATGATACTCACAGGATAACGTCCATAGACTCTCGCACTCATCTGAGATGGGACTCTGCCATTGAACTGAAGGCCCAGGAAGCCAGAGGAAGGTGTAGACACTGAGGCACTGATACCATCTCGGCGAGCAGCATAACGAAGGTTCACATCAGTGAAAGTTGGACTGGTGATGTCCACATTCAAGGTGTGCCGAGAGTCactggaagagaaagaaggcaaTTCAGATAAGAAGTCACAATTCATTCTTGACCTGATATTTAATAGGACagatttataaaataaatgaaaatgagaagaaacatTAGTTTAGTAGTAATTTACCTGTCATCAGCCTGGCGCTTTCTcctaaaatgtgaagaaaatggGTTAATTACTTTAAACCTTGAATATCAGAGGTTATTATTTAACATatattgtaaaacaaacatggaaTGTTACCTCAAGGCTTGGGTAATGACATGGTTGACATCCATGttcaggtcagtgtgtgtcaggacAACCTTGCTAATCATGTTCAGAGCTTCATTCTCAAAGTTTGCAGTAGTAGAAGCTATTGAAAGAATATTGTTTTGTAAGATTTAGTGCTCAACAATGCTTGCAACATCAAACAGATAAATATGTTTAGGTAATTTCATCAACTCACCATCCATGTCATATTCCAAGAACGCAATGACAGAGGTTGCAGTGGACTTTAAGGTGACTGTGAAGGCAGGAGCATTGCCCTCTGCTTCAGCTGCCATGTTTGTGGTGTACAGTGGGCTGACAAACTTCACGTTGGTAGAGATCTTCTGCTTGGCGGCTGTCACTTCAGCAACAGTTTTCTCAAAGATGATGAAGTCACCCAGGCTGCTTGGCTGAGACATATCAATCTCAACATCAGCAGTCAAGGAAGAGCTTGGTGCGAGATCAATAGTAGCCTGGACAACATGCTTCCCGTTGGTGTTGAAATTGAAGAGGTTTGCCTCGTTGTTGCCAGTATACTTCAGCACTGCATACACGCGGCTCAGGGACGCTTCAACAGCAAGATTCTCATTTACATCCATGACAATGACTTTGGTGGTGCCATGGTTAAGTTTGGCATCAGCAATAACCTTGGAGGTGGAGCGTAGGCCATCATTATTCAGGTACATATTAACCTCATTATCCAGGACTCCCAAAGCTAGATAGTCTTCCAGCACTGTGCCATCCATGTTTGCCCTAGTAGATGACTCCATGGAAACATACTCAAAGGTTCCGTCCAGCTTCAGATTGTGGTCTGCATCAGCCTTTCCAACAGCCTTGATCACAGGGATGTTGAAATCCCCCCTCATCCTCAAGGTGGAGACAGCATTTAGTTTGGTTCTGGTGTCTCCAACCAAATTTTGGTTTACCTCCAGGTTGAGAATAGGAAGGGCAATCTTCGCATCACTAACCACAGAGACGACAGTCACAAAACTCTCAGTACTCATGCTGATGGTGCTGTCATGAGTGCTTTCAATGTGACGATTTTCAAGGGAGAGGGAATTGGCCAACTTGATTCCTCTCTTGGTGGTCAGACTGGTGGTGCTATCAAGTTTGGCTTTTAGACCCtcaaacacagaggctgtgGTAACTCCCAGACGGAACACAAGATCATCCTCAGCATACAGTCCAGCATTGACATTGAGATTAATGATGGCAGACTTTAAGGACAGCTCTGTGTTCAGGTTACCCACAGAGGGAATTTTGATCAGACCCATCATATCAACAAGGGGGGCAGCCTGGCTTTTCTGGTAAACAACTTTGGCATCTACATCCACAGTCTGTTCAGTGGTGGTCAAAATGTTATTCAATCCAGTCTGCTCATACAAGTTCAGGTCACTGATAGCTGGAGTACGGAAGTCAACAAAAGGCAGGTCAATCTCAGGAATGCTGATGGGGGATGTCAAGAAATCAAGATTGGCCTCGCTTTCCATGGCAACAAAGATGCCAGCCTCCTTTTCATTATTGTCAATGGTGAAGTTGTAGACCATTTTGTACTGATTAAGACGAGCCAGAGCTACGGTGTTCATCTGTTGGCTCTCAGGTTTGAAGATGGCTGTGTAATCATTCTGTAGATCTATCTTAGCAGTCAGAGCTTCATAAATGTTGACCTTggcatttcctttgttttggaATTCAAAGACAAACTCAAGAGGACGGGCTACAATGTTGATTCCGTTGGACAGGACTCCACTGACTGCACCATACAGTTCTGTGTCATGGTTTGCTTTCAGCTCCACTTTCATATCATAAAGGTTGCCGTTTCCAGATGCCACAAAAATACTGTTCTTAATGACTGGTGACTCTACCTCATTGCGGATATTAAACTTGAAGTAGGTAAGGATGCCAGATTCAGCAGTAATTTGCTGTTTCATCTTTAAGACGGGGGAGGCTGTATCAccagagaaagtgagagtgaaaatgCCACGAGAGAGGGACATTTGCAAGTTGCTCTTGTGGTTGCCATCATCAGCATTAACCTTGCCATTGCCTGAATTGTCAGCTGTTAGAGTGAGGGTGTAGCCATCTTGGCGAGCAATTGCTTTCTGGGTTAGAGTGGCTTCACTTCTGACATTGACAATTGGGAGGTCCACTACATGATTGTAAGTTGTATCGAGAGAGGCAGACATTCCTTCTTCCATAGCAATAAAGGCTGTGTTCATAAAGTCAGCCGTGTAAGGTGTGGTGGTAACCTTAATTGTAGTTTTGGCTTGGGCCTGGGCTGATGGGCCATATAGAGTTACAGATGCCTGATGTTCAACTCCAAGAGCAACATGGTTGAATTTAAGAGTCTCTGCAAATACAAAACGACTCATTTTTGGGATTGCAATACGAGCAGTGGAGTCAAGCTTGTAATTAAGAATTTCAAAACTtgaagatgtggcctgtgaAGTAAGGAACCCAGTGAATGTAGGGTTCTTTTCACTCTCGGTGGAGTTCTGGAACTCAGCAGATGTCTTTACGGTGTAGATGGGAGTGTGGAATCTGATCTCACCATAGAGTTTGCCAAAGCATGGGGCCATGATCTCACTTGGAATGGTTGGCAGCTTGATCTCGGGAACCTGAAGAGACTTAACAAGCTTTTCTACAGGAACTTGTGGGATGGTAGGGAATGAGACCTCAGGAAGAGTGATTTCTGGGAAGGTTATCTCAGGCATGGAAGGAAGGTAGTTCATAGTCAGGTCTCCAAAGACAGCATCCACATCAGGCATTTTGATGTCAACGTTTACAAAGAAATTAATGAGTTCAATGATTCTCTGCTTGATGTCATCAAAGGAAATTGTGGTGGCTTTCACGGTGTGGAAGCCCAGGATGATGAACTCAGGGATGTCCAGCTGTGTTGGGATCTCAAACTGTTCAAGCTTATCCATACTGAACTTAATTGAAGGCACAACAAGATCAGTGAAAGGAATGATGAAGGATGGTGTGTTCAATTCAGCTTTCTTAAGTTCAGCAGTGAGCCCATCAATGATTTGTTGAATCTCGCTGATGATTTTTTGCTCAGGTGCCACTTCCTTAATCATCTCAACCATATTACTGAATGTATCAGTGATGAGGATTATGACTCTTGTGTAGTATTTGCTCGCAAGGTCCAAATAAGAGGTAATCTCAGCTTTAACATCAAGATTtgtaatttcctgttttataaacTCAGCAAATGCCCTAAGATTATCAAACACAACCTGGTCAATGATATCCTTTACAGATTTAATCATTTCTGCAACTTTGATTTCTCTCAGGCGTTCCATAAAGCCTCTACCAGAGGATAAGACAAGGTTGACAAAATCTCGTAATGCCTCAAGCTTCTGGGGGATTTCAAGAGTCCTGATCAGCTCATTCACGTAAACTGTGTACTCAGCAAGAATTTGATTGGCATAATCCACAAAGTCATTGTAGTCCAATGACTTAAGTTTTTGCACAATGCTTTCAATATACATATTCAGGTCTTGAATTATATCCTTAACCTCAGTTGTTTTCAAGTAGTTGATAGTACCCTGGAAGACTTCCATAAATTTGGTAGGGATGTCTGCGTCCTTCACCATCTTGGCTACAGCACTGATGGTTTCCTCAATTCGGAACTGTTTGATGAGCTCCGCAGCTTTTTCCAAGATAGCTTGAACCTTTTTTTCAGCCTCAAACCTTACAATTAACTCTCTCATCTTGGCATAGAATGTGTTGATCTTACCTAGGATGTCAAGGTCCTGAATCATTTCCCTAATATAATCTGTTATATCGCTGAAGATCTCTGTGGGAATCTGACTCACCAGGTTCTCAATGTGAGCTTTAAAGTTGATGGATGAGATGTAGCTCTTCAGCTCAGCAGCAAATGTCTGCATGTCAAAGTTCTCAATTATTTGTTTCATATCACGCATGATTGCCTGTAGTGTATCCATGATTTCATATTTGGCATCGATATCACGCAGGAATGCGATGCTGCTGCCCTTCAGTTTTTCCAGGTCAATCTGCTGAATCATCTCCCTCATGGTATCTATTACATAGACAACCATAGCCTTGATGTCATACTCCTCATTAATGGCATTCAGCTGTTGCTGGATCTTCTGAATGAGGGTTTCAGGCAGGGTGCCACTAACAATAATTTCCTTCATCATACCAGCAAAGTGTTGGATGTAAACAGTGAGATCAACCAGCAGTTTCTCAACAGTTACCTTCAGGTTTGTCAAAGAGGCTTCCACATCCTCCATGGAGATGACATATTCTTGGGTAAAATCATTGAAATACTGCTTCAGCTTAATTAGGTTGCTTTCTATATTCAGTTGAGAAACGAGGTCACTTGCATACTGGGGAAGAGCCTCAAGTTTAGCCCTTATCTCCTCATTGTTGATGTAGTCTTGCAGTGCCTCTGCAATATGCACAACAAAGCCCTTGATGCTTTCCAAGAAGAAAGGTAGATTTTCAATTAGTGGGAATTGAATAATGTGACTATCTGAGTTCTTGTCATACTTGAGGAAGCCAGAGATGGTGAATTCCTGGTTCTGTGTGTTGAGGATGTTTGTGAGGATGGTGCCAGTAACCTCAATTCCAGTTTTCTCAGCAGTGTTGTAAACACTGATGTCCTGGTTAAAGGCATGCTCATTTACTTTAGACTTCATTCTAAAACTGGTTCTCTGCTCTTGGAGGGACAGGACATTATCCATCTTGTTGTCATATGTGGTTTCAAGAGTAAAACCATTATCTAGCTGCTGGGTTACTGATGCTCTGCATTCATGTGAGCTAGCAAAAGCCAGGGGTTGTGCTTTCAGGAGAACCTTGCCATAGAGCTGGGCACTGTGCTTTCCAAACATGATCATGTCTCCATCAGCATTGACAATGGCATCAAGGTTGAAATCAAAAGGCACAATACTGCAACGGATGATGTGGTCAAAGCGCATTGGCTGTGAGTTGAAGCGGGCATCGTTGGTGATCCTGGCAGCAAGACCGACAACTTCAAGCTCAGTGTTGTGGCTCATGTGAGTTCCAAAGAGTTTTCCGGTGGTGCTGCACTTTGCGTTAGCAGTCATATCAGCATAATTTACCTGATAGGTGTGCTTTATCTCTTCCTCACCATAGATGGCTTTCAGGTTTCCAGTTAGGTCCATCTTGTACAGCTCTGCCTGCAGCTGAGCCTCATTAATGAAGTTGGCCGCCAGAAGTTTCAGGTTGTTATTAACATTTGCAGAAGCAGTGTAGGGTTTCAGGTCGATGGTGATATCATGAGTGTAGGAGGCATACTCACTTGCAGTGGCTTCAGCCTTTGAGTTGAAGTCAAGGCTAGAGAGAGTAATGGTCAGAGTGTTGGCATTATCAACCTTGATGTCACGAATAGCAGCCTTGTTGTTAATGGATAAAGTAGCCCTTGAAGAATCAAGTTCAGCATTGAAGGTGTTTTCCAGGGACAGGGGGCTCTGGAGGGTGGTTGTTCCACTTGTGGTCAAACCATCCTTGTTCATTCTCACAGTAGCCTTGTGAGTAGCCTCATTATCAAGGAGCTTCACGGTGGCATCACTGTTTACAGCCAGACCATTAACATCAAAAGaggcagtcagcagagagtAAACACGGTTTTCAGTGTGGTCTGCATTTGTCTCCATTCTCATGGCGACTTCGCCAGCACTAGCAGAGGCTTCAGCCTGGTTGCGGATCTTCATACCAAGGGCAAGGGCATTTGCGTCACATTTCAGTGACAGCTTGCTGTCCTTGAATGAAAGCTCAGCAACATGGGTCAAGATGTCTTCAAAGGCATTGGTGTTAGACACAACTGAGAATTCACCATTGGCAAGGGTTGCTGCAATTGTGTTCTGGGCCTTAACTATTGTGGAGTCACACTGAACAGTAGAATCAATCTTTGCTTCTGACCTGAATGGGAAGATGCTGAATGACTGGGTTGAAATGGTCTTGCCATACATGGGTCCAGCCTTGAACATTCCTTCAAAGTTGCTATCAGCAGAGATTTCTTCAGTGGTGAGTCCAGCCATACCAGTGTGCTCTAGTGCAATATTGAGACCAAATGGGCTTGTGGCTTCAATCTTGCTGTTTGATCTCAAATTGATTTTTTCTGTGATGGTCACATCCTCAACAATACTGAAACTGGCTTCAATGAATTTATGGGCCAAAGAGCTTTTCAAATGGGCCTGGATGGAATCAGTGGTGGCCACCATTCCAGAgcctaaataaaacacagaagaagaaaagaggattGATAAGTGATAATTGCAGTGATTAATTTTCGAGAAAACATTAAGATTTTTTTAACAGAACAGAAATCTACACAATCTACCTGTTTAGTGTAGTTTTATCAGAGAACACTTTAAAATTGTAACTGAAATCAAGTCACATTGTTTCACACCAGTGGAAGATGAAAGACATTAACTGAAAACTGTTCTACCAAAAGTGAACAACATATCATTTTTACTGAGTTGAGAACATTGTTACAAATTCTAAATTCATGAATGATATTTACTATGAAATACCTTCAATCTTTATTGAGAAGATGTCAATTGGGGAAGTTCCTTTCACATCAAACTTAGCTGAGTAGCTTGGTGTCTCCACAACATCTTTTCCGGCAGCCATTGAGGCCTCCATGTTGTATAAGTTGCTCTTCATCAGAGTTGAAACCTCAGCTTTGCCAAAAAGAGGAATAGAAAGGGTAAGGCTCTCAGGGACAACAAGCTCTGGGATGGGAATCTCCATAGAGACGATCTCCAGTCCAAATTGGGGCACAGACATCTGAGGTGTGGTCAAAGCTGGTGGGAAATTAAGCTCCTCTGTTGACTTTCCTCCAAGAGGGAGAGGGATAGAAATGGTGAGACGCTCGTTGTTGAAGTGGTAGACAGCCTTTGCTTcactgttgaaaagaaaaaagtagaatgcataaatgttttggaaaatattcagacaaattaaacatttatcaTGGAGTTGTTCACGCTTACGTGTTCAGGAACAGTGTCTCTGGCAGGGAAATCTCCGGCATATCAGGTACTCTGAAGTTCTGAATGTAAGGGATATCAGCACCATACTTTTCCATGTAGTTGTTTGCTGCctaagaaaaaaagacaataagtGTTTTATGCATGCTTCTACCAAAGAAAATCTGAATAATTGTTAAATCCTAGATTCATACCTCCACAAACTTCTTGAAGATGTGTCGGACCTTCATGTCAGTCTGCCCCACCTGCATGTCAAGAAGTTGGTTGCCATACTTCTCAACCATATCAGCATTTGGCAAGCTGGTGGTCTCAGTGTTCACATCAGACTTGAACTCAACCTCAACCTTGCTGGCATCTGCAAAAATGGAGAACAAATAATTGAATCCTGAGACATGAGGAAATATTCCTCTAAAAGCCGGGTTAGTGTTAAACTGGGTGTAAACTGAttccaaacaaaatcaaatttaGCATTTTCTCTCAAGCAAAATGGCAGTTTTGcaactaaatgtttttatggcttTGATGACTACAGTATGCATGGGATGAGTAGCAGAAATGATCAAAACCTTCATTCTGTCTTGTTAATTGTGCCCTCAAACTGAGTTGCATTTAAATGGCCTACAATATATTATGATTGGTTTTTGGCCCCATATTTTGGGTCCCAAATTTTAACCACAATTTTGATAATGCCAGATGTAGCTACCTTTAGGATATGACCCAGGTTTATATGCACATGTCTAAGAAGTCAGCAACTATTGAATTAATGGTTATGTACGCACCACCTACcggacactttatctggacactttattttggtcactgttatttatcttatcttatttttatttttatattctacatatttgttgtcaaaacaatagcatcttcagaccacggcaaattccttgtgaTGTATGTTACTTgtcaataaacagtttctgattctgatgtaaCTGTAAGAGCAACTGGAAAATTACCATATGTCATTGCGACTTTCTGCTCAGAGGTGGCATCCATGACCTTGATTTCACTCTTAAGCTCCAATTCCAATTCTTCATCACGTTTCATGTTAGCTGTGACTGTGGCATCAGCATTGATTGAGGGGACGAGAAGTTGGACTTGCAGCATACCTTCCTTCATGGCCTTCAGACTGAAAAATTTAACAGTGAGTTAGTGTACTCTCATTATGAGGGTGAAATTAATGTTATTTCATGAGGAGTCATAGTTGATTTCTTACTTGGCACGGCCAACCAGGGAGAGCTGAGGGATGTTCTTGTTTATAAAGTCAAGAGAGATGGAGTGAGTTCCTTTGCCCTTGGTGTTTCCATCAACAACACCCAGCCTGAGTCCTGCCTCCACATCGTAGTCAGGGATCTGTACGTCAGCTGTGATGACATTCTTCCTTCTGTTATATTTCATGATTGCTCTGGCTTCAGTGGGCTCTGCACCTGTTGTTGGCCAACCAATAGAACAATATTAGGTAACTCCACTAAAATTCTTTGTGCTTTTCCACATTGAGCTGGTGATAAATTAGAAAGATCAATATTGTACATTACCTTCAGCCCTCAGGATAAACTTCACAGAGTCAACCTTCTGTcgtccctcttctccctccctgagGAGCTCGTAGGCAACGGTGGCTGTGTACTCAGTGACTTCACCAGTGGGGTGGAGCTCCACAGCAAATCTATTTAGATAATTCAATGAATTAGCCAATATTCGTAGgtcatttacttttaaaaatataaatatttgctgTTGGCCTTGCTCACTTGCTGTCTCCAGTGAAGGGGAAGTAGGGGGCCGTTTCCTGAGAGAAAGCATCAATGTACTGCAGAGCAGTGCAGTATGTCATTCCAGCGAAGACAGGAGTGCACTCACTAACATCAACCTTGTCCATCACCATAGGGGGGATGGTCTTCACCTCTGATCCAGTCACTGCTACCAGGGTGTTTCTAAAGTTTCAATGaagaaaagttaaaatataactttggctgttttcatttaaatgtagaaATTTAAATTATCTTCATGATTACACAGAAGTGCAATGCAGCTTCTTTCTTCCTTACTAGTGATGGTGTTGCCTGTGTCCTGCATTTAAGGTGGAGAAAACTGAATAGTAAGTCTGAGTAATGAGTCTCAAAGTTCTACTTAGACTTACGTCATTTTGATGAGCTTTGTAGGACTCTTTGGAGCAGGGATGGTCAGCTTGACATTG
The DNA window shown above is from Enoplosus armatus isolate fEnoArm2 chromosome 19, fEnoArm2.hap1, whole genome shotgun sequence and carries:
- the apobb.1 gene encoding apolipoprotein Bb, tandem duplicate 1 encodes the protein MGDSKLCLLLLLSTSALAFAQDEDQPTCLLAKRYKTLHKYEYQYEAESLNAINGASQLKNGPKASCTVEIEVPQTCSFIIRTTGCSLSEVVDMDAEGNPVFGPAPSSDAFAAEMEKYPLKVVVEGAYDVKLYPEDGETTTILNIKRGIISALAVPLLEENKDKNTPTIHGKCKTYYTVNARRDIITDISLNRDLSRCDKFVPMRDHTSPLALISGMHYPLAQLVRSSQTCNYKFDNEKKHMTSGSCTEKHILIPFSHKGEYGVTNVGKQELTLVQVSPHNERVFDHSDIVKSLHMEAVEDKSVVQDKDAGLNLLRELASLPETEGERRAHLFHKLVTMVRGMKTETLSPAIPEALAVSRVLTYQVLAQCGTPECSSAIMQILRTFDSSSLEVDAGVFAMGLVSNPSALLINDMLEMAKYKPSKPIMYALSNVVKRFYNAEGKLIPEIYSVAEFMAAQLGDCSGDKDNTFMTLRVIGNMAPAVVPAGPALRATVIQCVNQPAASLAVQQAAIQVFRLTPVPEEGREVFMQVLLDSASPMQKRIAAYLVLMKDPQPTELAQLADALTNEQDKQVKSFVISHITNILSSTEPDTQVLRQKISDALQGNEVGPTMDPTKFSRNYKIGSVEGNMIFEGTSYLPKEVMLEMTLKAFGYDIDMMEIGMEGKGFEPTVDALFGKNGFFPDTALKTMYFVSDNMPLRVNEILQNMLPALKKDRMKRQASQNLMRDLGRNLNKLVRELKMAQSPEAMVYLRLLGNELGYLKTNEMEELAYSAAMMIDSMFKMFPTDLIKALMTKADNTIFAHYIFMDNEFFLPTVTGVPLRIALSGTFTPGIKGGLKIASDLSEVTFMPSAGIEFVTQVGSNIPEYVNSGLEMHTNIFHESGLSAKISMGRDNVKLTIPAPKSPTKLIKMTNTLVAVTGSEVKTIPPMVMDKVDVSECTPVFAGMTYCTALQYIDAFSQETAPYFPFTGDSKFAVELHPTGEVTEYTATVAYELLREGEEGRQKVDSVKFILRAEGAEPTEARAIMKYNRRKNVITADVQIPDYDVEAGLRLGVVDGNTKGKGTHSISLDFINKNIPQLSLVGRANLKAMKEGMLQVQLLVPSINADATVTANMKRDEELELELKSEIKVMDATSEQKVAMTYDASKVEVEFKSDVNTETTSLPNADMVEKYGNQLLDMQVGQTDMKVRHIFKKFVEAANNYMEKYGADIPYIQNFRVPDMPEISLPETLFLNTEAKAVYHFNNERLTISIPLPLGGKSTEELNFPPALTTPQMSVPQFGLEIVSMEIPIPELVVPESLTLSIPLFGKAEVSTLMKSNLYNMEASMAAGKDVVETPSYSAKFDVKGTSPIDIFSIKIEGSGMVATTDSIQAHLKSSLAHKFIEASFSIVEDVTITEKINLRSNSKIEATSPFGLNIALEHTGMAGLTTEEISADSNFEGMFKAGPMYGKTISTQSFSIFPFRSEAKIDSTVQCDSTIVKAQNTIAATLANGEFSVVSNTNAFEDILTHVAELSFKDSKLSLKCDANALALGMKIRNQAEASASAGEVAMRMETNADHTENRVYSLLTASFDVNGLAVNSDATVKLLDNEATHKATVRMNKDGLTTSGTTTLQSPLSLENTFNAELDSSRATLSINNKAAIRDIKVDNANTLTITLSSLDFNSKAEATASEYASYTHDITIDLKPYTASANVNNNLKLLAANFINEAQLQAELYKMDLTGNLKAIYGEEEIKHTYQVNYADMTANAKCSTTGKLFGTHMSHNTELEVVGLAARITNDARFNSQPMRFDHIIRCSIVPFDFNLDAIVNADGDMIMFGKHSAQLYGKVLLKAQPLAFASSHECRASVTQQLDNGFTLETTYDNKMDNVLSLQEQRTSFRMKSKVNEHAFNQDISVYNTAEKTGIEVTGTILTNILNTQNQEFTISGFLKYDKNSDSHIIQFPLIENLPFFLESIKGFVVHIAEALQDYINNEEIRAKLEALPQYASDLVSQLNIESNLIKLKQYFNDFTQEYVISMEDVEASLTNLKVTVEKLLVDLTVYIQHFAGMMKEIIVSGTLPETLIQKIQQQLNAINEEYDIKAMVVYVIDTMREMIQQIDLEKLKGSSIAFLRDIDAKYEIMDTLQAIMRDMKQIIENFDMQTFAAELKSYISSINFKAHIENLVSQIPTEIFSDITDYIREMIQDLDILGKINTFYAKMRELIVRFEAEKKVQAILEKAAELIKQFRIEETISAVAKMVKDADIPTKFMEVFQGTINYLKTTEVKDIIQDLNMYIESIVQKLKSLDYNDFVDYANQILAEYTVYVNELIRTLEIPQKLEALRDFVNLVLSSGRGFMERLREIKVAEMIKSVKDIIDQVVFDNLRAFAEFIKQEITNLDVKAEITSYLDLASKYYTRVIILITDTFSNMVEMIKEVAPEQKIISEIQQIIDGLTAELKKAELNTPSFIIPFTDLVVPSIKFSMDKLEQFEIPTQLDIPEFIILGFHTVKATTISFDDIKQRIIELINFFVNVDIKMPDVDAVFGDLTMNYLPSMPEITFPEITLPEVSFPTIPQVPVEKLVKSLQVPEIKLPTIPSEIMAPCFGKLYGEIRFHTPIYTVKTSAEFQNSTESEKNPTFTGFLTSQATSSSFEILNYKLDSTARIAIPKMSRFVFAETLKFNHVALGVEHQASVTLYGPSAQAQAKTTIKVTTTPYTADFMNTAFIAMEEGMSASLDTTYNHVVDLPIVNVRSEATLTQKAIARQDGYTLTLTADNSGNGKVNADDGNHKSNLQMSLSRGIFTLTFSGDTASPVLKMKQQITAESGILTYFKFNIRNEVESPVIKNSIFVASGNGNLYDMKVELKANHDTELYGAVSGVLSNGINIVARPLEFVFEFQNKGNAKVNIYEALTAKIDLQNDYTAIFKPESQQMNTVALARLNQYKMVYNFTIDNNEKEAGIFVAMESEANLDFLTSPISIPEIDLPFVDFRTPAISDLNLYEQTGLNNILTTTEQTVDVDAKVVYQKSQAAPLVDMMGLIKIPSVGNLNTELSLKSAIINLNVNAGLYAEDDLVFRLGVTTASVFEGLKAKLDSTTSLTTKRGIKLANSLSLENRHIESTHDSTISMSTESFVTVVSVVSDAKIALPILNLEVNQNLVGDTRTKLNAVSTLRMRGDFNIPVIKAVGKADADHNLKLDGTFEYVSMESSTRANMDGTVLEDYLALGVLDNEVNMYLNNDGLRSTSKVIADAKLNHGTTKVIVMDVNENLAVEASLSRVYAVLKYTGNNEANLFNFNTNGKHVVQATIDLAPSSSLTADVEIDMSQPSSLGDFIIFEKTVAEVTAAKQKISTNVKFVSPLYTTNMAAEAEGNAPAFTVTLKSTATSVIAFLEYDMDASTTANFENEALNMISKVVLTHTDLNMDVNHVITQALRRKRQADDSDSRHTLNVDITSPTFTDVNLRYAARRDGISASVSTPSSGFLGLQFNGRVPSQMSARVYGRYPSAPEVDVDILVIRSSSKDADKMNLQIAYNMEAPKVMLSELKTRLPSIFSTVTMFADKYQITRSIKELKNSVVNLFNEAYDAAMNYDIQMSQLSIFFRNIIVQYQKSVQVFLDAVISILRETQFKLPGSDEMTTLPEVLKKLTSSIAAMLDMTLQSIYENTEVYYNSFVEKISSVKLRMPVGDAITGGQIFDQVKTAFKKIFDELVDFVKNMESLDTMLVKMGETLEAVVGKSQEFVDSVKSDYLDAVFNNINVLYRNLITVIKNVVDQISALNMEQLINTYEYIMDMFIYVVDQFNNTVYGFLQQASEEAQAYMKVSEGRLEVDLPFPFQQ